From the genome of Polyangium spumosum, one region includes:
- a CDS encoding protein kinase domain-containing protein has product MRAKPRLGLRWLVVTFGLSLAVPLDARAEVSTPVESVRLYTGAWEYRWGDSPRLADGSLAWAAPGDAPGFLALDARGSPSGREGRTTLWLRTKLSGDAPGDDTLYLRGVDQIFEAYLDGEQIYHFGNFEGEGARRFLGYKAHYLPLGEGFHGKHLALRIHSDHVNIGLFGEPMLGERSALVTAVIKRDLPTLGMGLIMLSLGAFVFCLFLARRKERAYLTYSILALSTGAYFTAVSPSRQLVADAPLAWVHAELFCLYLMGSFLTAYFEHIFGRGWLGLVRWIRFAFVGYTALAAVLVAAGVVPVLRTLLPYQVLLLVAAVVLITRAVRGAWDGSPDARIFGAGFIAAATAGCYDVLGAMGVLSRANLPLGHIGFFILTLAMGLILARRFLEVQERLGQYSTVLGLSLASARVLEPGQQAQVALDELIRLLKAKRALLFLTRTEGERTGELELRAKRDVAGASIGAGPAEMSRSLEGLALRADVVERVRAERRPLITRSQSGKRRRSAMAAPLLIRDELLGVVYLEADESRAPFNDADLTILLGLGTQLSITIVTTRAVRLELMSALQERRIEKQGALLDAASRLAKGDIETPIAVDGGSELAELGLALEGMRRDVRAKIQMLEAKNAEVEVLNDELRRKIEARTMTLLSAVLGHESGAPVPRLKAGDVAAARYRVVRKLGEGAMGVVYEATRVTDGRSVALKLLTGAKDKPAVARFIREANILARLNHPNLVSIADVDVTEAGHLYLVMELVAGAPLDKHERRRGDVAFALSTLAQIAEGLAAVHASGVVHRDLKPSNVLVTLEPDGTPLIKLADFGISTLAGDDAIAATVEEMEGTTEANDDEKTRILPRNKPAGMNVTRTGMLVGTPGYMAPELARRSRALRPSSDVFSLGIIAYELLTEERPFPMPPLFLVVQGRPIEVPDNLRRVPGLPPSLAALFERCLAEDPDARPTAREVVDVIRRVL; this is encoded by the coding sequence ATGCGCGCCAAACCTCGGCTCGGCCTTCGATGGCTCGTCGTGACCTTCGGGCTCTCGCTGGCCGTGCCTCTGGACGCGCGCGCAGAGGTCTCGACCCCGGTCGAGTCCGTGCGGCTCTACACGGGCGCCTGGGAATACCGCTGGGGGGACTCGCCGCGGCTCGCCGACGGATCACTCGCCTGGGCCGCGCCTGGCGACGCCCCGGGCTTTTTGGCGCTCGACGCGAGGGGCTCACCGTCGGGACGCGAGGGCCGCACCACCCTCTGGCTCCGCACGAAGCTCTCCGGGGACGCCCCCGGCGACGATACCCTGTACCTGCGCGGCGTCGATCAGATCTTCGAAGCGTACCTCGACGGCGAGCAGATCTACCATTTCGGCAACTTCGAGGGCGAGGGCGCCCGGCGCTTCCTCGGATACAAGGCGCATTACCTCCCGCTCGGCGAGGGGTTTCACGGGAAACACCTGGCGCTCCGGATCCACTCCGATCACGTCAACATCGGCCTCTTCGGCGAGCCGATGCTCGGGGAGCGATCGGCGCTCGTGACCGCCGTCATCAAGCGTGACCTGCCGACGCTCGGCATGGGCCTCATCATGCTCTCGCTCGGCGCGTTCGTGTTTTGCCTCTTCCTCGCGCGCCGCAAGGAGAGAGCGTACCTCACGTACAGCATCCTCGCGCTCTCCACGGGCGCCTATTTCACGGCCGTATCGCCCTCCCGGCAGCTCGTCGCCGACGCGCCGCTCGCCTGGGTCCACGCCGAGCTCTTCTGCCTCTATCTCATGGGCAGCTTCCTGACGGCCTATTTCGAGCATATCTTCGGCCGGGGATGGCTCGGGCTCGTCCGGTGGATCCGCTTCGCTTTCGTCGGATACACCGCCCTCGCCGCCGTCCTCGTCGCCGCCGGCGTCGTGCCCGTCCTCCGTACGCTCTTGCCCTACCAGGTCCTGCTCCTCGTCGCCGCCGTCGTCCTCATCACGCGCGCGGTGCGCGGCGCCTGGGACGGCAGCCCCGACGCGCGGATCTTCGGCGCCGGGTTCATCGCCGCGGCCACCGCGGGTTGTTACGACGTCCTCGGCGCGATGGGCGTGCTCTCGCGGGCGAACCTGCCCCTCGGGCACATCGGCTTCTTCATCCTGACACTCGCCATGGGCCTCATCCTCGCGCGGCGCTTCCTCGAGGTGCAGGAGCGGCTCGGGCAATACTCCACCGTGCTCGGGTTGAGCCTCGCGTCCGCGCGCGTGCTCGAGCCTGGGCAGCAGGCGCAGGTCGCGCTCGACGAGCTCATCCGCTTGCTCAAGGCGAAACGCGCGCTGCTCTTCCTCACGAGGACCGAGGGCGAACGGACCGGTGAGCTCGAGCTGCGCGCCAAACGAGACGTGGCCGGGGCGTCGATCGGCGCAGGCCCCGCGGAGATGTCGAGGAGCCTCGAAGGCCTCGCGCTTCGAGCCGACGTCGTCGAGCGCGTGCGCGCCGAGCGCCGCCCCCTCATCACGCGCAGCCAGAGCGGCAAGCGGCGCCGGAGCGCCATGGCCGCGCCGCTACTGATCCGCGACGAGCTGCTCGGCGTCGTGTACCTCGAGGCGGACGAGTCGCGCGCGCCCTTCAACGACGCCGATCTCACCATCCTCCTCGGCCTCGGGACGCAGCTCTCCATCACGATCGTCACGACACGCGCCGTCCGCCTGGAGCTCATGAGCGCGCTCCAGGAGAGGCGCATCGAGAAGCAAGGGGCGCTGCTCGACGCGGCCTCGCGTCTGGCGAAGGGCGACATCGAGACGCCGATCGCGGTGGACGGCGGGAGCGAGCTCGCCGAGCTCGGGCTCGCGCTCGAAGGGATGCGCCGCGATGTCCGGGCGAAGATCCAGATGCTCGAGGCGAAGAACGCCGAGGTGGAGGTGCTGAACGACGAGCTGCGCCGCAAGATCGAGGCGCGCACCATGACGCTCCTCTCGGCCGTGCTCGGGCACGAGAGCGGCGCGCCCGTGCCTCGGCTGAAGGCTGGCGACGTCGCCGCCGCTCGATATCGCGTCGTGCGCAAGCTCGGGGAGGGCGCCATGGGCGTCGTGTACGAGGCGACGCGGGTCACCGACGGGCGCAGCGTCGCGCTGAAGCTGCTCACCGGCGCGAAGGACAAACCCGCGGTCGCTCGCTTCATCCGCGAGGCGAACATCCTCGCGCGCCTCAACCACCCGAACCTCGTGTCGATCGCGGACGTCGACGTGACCGAGGCGGGGCACCTCTACCTCGTGATGGAGCTCGTCGCCGGCGCGCCGCTCGACAAACACGAGAGGCGCAGGGGTGATGTCGCGTTCGCGCTCTCGACGCTCGCGCAGATCGCCGAGGGGCTCGCCGCCGTTCACGCGAGCGGCGTGGTGCACCGGGATCTCAAGCCGAGCAACGTGCTCGTCACGCTAGAGCCCGACGGGACGCCCCTCATCAAGCTCGCCGATTTCGGCATCTCGACGCTCGCCGGCGACGACGCGATCGCCGCGACCGTCGAGGAGATGGAGGGAACTACCGAGGCGAATGACGACGAGAAAACAAGGATATTGCCCAGGAACAAACCCGCCGGGATGAACGTGACGAGGACCGGGATGCTCGTGGGGACACCGGGCTACATGGCGCCCGAGCTCGCGCGTCGCTCGCGGGCCTTGCGCCCTTCCTCCGATGTCTTCAGCCTGGGGATCATCGCGTACGAGCTCCTGACGGAGGAGCGACCCTTCCCGATGCCGCCGCTCTTCCTCGTCGTGCAAGGAAGGCCCATCGAGGTTCCGGACAACCTGCGGCGGGTGCCGGGGCTCCCCCCTTCGCTCGCGGCGCTCTTCGAACGTTGCCTCGCCGAGGATCCGGACGCGCGGCCGACGGCGAGGGA
- a CDS encoding pentapeptide repeat-containing protein — MPSKIRILFLGANPSDTTRLALGREVREITQRLRGTHEGERFEIVQEWAVRVGDLQAALLRHRPQIVHFSGHGRSERSGSSPGSIDVAREMLSADASSEEDLDGEILVEDDGGRAKPIPASALANLFGIVGGVRCVVLNACHSSAQAEAIQQHVEAVVGMRRSIHDAAAVSFAWAFYQGLGFGASLSQAFELGKNQIELAGFGDGEVPRFLTRRPPNMPRDFGAADSVPAPSAYDGPVSKRVMVGREEEDIVDPFLTRVERIAKLRHPGARITRGDAPSPFAGVLEVEVDAGGFFRMSLVAALDHEITEELAARFSAEIDGPFRRGHPLLRSTLVHRGHAAPVVLRAELDRRGIELQTFDGYQGLFDLEPYLGWQTRELERSPAYISTTYVDPPAWIKIAGNRELQHTENALQSMWELLATPAQRRFLLVLGEFGAGKTFLLRELCRQMVERKHPVLPVLLEMSKLEKQHSLAELIGAHFSRADVSGYNYKAFEYMLEEGRVALFFDGFDELADKVTYDSATGHLETVLSAARGQAKVVLSSRRQHFLTEGEIHKAVEREFARKAESAVHGGYRLIMLEPFGEPQIRRYLRNVLVDVPAAEARYRLIDEVKDLLGLSHNPRMLSFIADIPEESLREAKERWGEITSARLYELLVKRWLDGEYERSRRQGWSKGISREALSRGVASLAISMWHARVKTVSKDEIHEGIAQALAALGEPALDPAVLIHLFGSGSLLVRDEEGRFSFVHRSVMEWLVAKQAADELVLGQDPLALVVDEMSALMADFFAAMAGRDRASTWALEKLGGAEDGIVLRNLTLLLTRMGALFERVNFEGQDLRGRDFSRVDWRAANLRGTDLRGATLKGANLRRASLVEANLSRADLRGADLARVDLARADLSFARAASADFSEARNLDPARLRGAILLGAKGIPEERHEALLAVGAVPPVLRNVEPMYAAASPCKSVAWAPSGSLLATAHGDGFIWLVDTVAGKVLRILSGHTSKVRSVAFNPDGKMLVSCSEDKTVRLWDVVNGRVLRVFNGHKAAVWSARVSRDGKTLASGSSDKTIRLWDIETGRTLHTLEGAEGHTSAVRDIAFSPDGRTLASVSNDRTVRLWSVATGRALQAFKGHTGHTHAVLSVTFSPDGKTLASSSDDATVQLWDVATGRVLLAFGRPFGRQTSELYDSAFQGHADAVYTAAFAPDGKTLASGSHDKTIHLWDVATGRALRTFEGHAAAVRSVFFSPDGKTLASGSDDKSVRLWDVTTGRALRTFEGHAPFVLSVAFAPDGKTLASGSDDKIVRLWDVAKGGAPRAVGGHASAVGCVAFSPDGKTLASASSDKTIQLRDVATGQALRSLTGHGDSVYSIVFAPDGKTLASGSYDRTVRLWDVVGRAQRVFKHHTMGVFSVAFSPDGKTLASGSADKTVRIWDIVTGRTLRIFDGHGAALLSVAFSPDGKTLVAGSANNAVRLWEVATGRAMGVFEGGATAVRSVAVAPNGKTLATASDDKTVRLWDVASGRPLRVCEGHMSAVLSVAFSPDGKTLASGSYDNTVRLWDITTGQCLAILLTTPEGWVAFTPDGRYKLGGDIAGSFWHVAGLCRFEPGELDEYLDLRLPDDAPFLPAKP, encoded by the coding sequence ATGCCCTCCAAGATTCGGATCCTGTTCCTGGGAGCCAACCCCTCCGATACCACGCGTTTGGCGCTCGGGCGGGAGGTCCGCGAGATCACGCAGCGCCTTCGCGGAACACACGAAGGCGAGCGCTTCGAGATCGTGCAGGAGTGGGCCGTTCGTGTCGGCGACCTGCAGGCGGCGCTGCTCCGGCACAGGCCACAGATCGTCCACTTCTCGGGGCACGGGCGGAGCGAGCGGAGCGGCAGCTCCCCCGGTTCGATCGACGTCGCGCGGGAGATGTTGTCCGCCGATGCGTCGAGCGAGGAGGATCTCGACGGCGAGATCCTGGTCGAGGACGATGGTGGGAGAGCCAAGCCGATCCCCGCGTCTGCCCTGGCAAACTTGTTCGGGATCGTGGGCGGCGTTCGTTGTGTCGTGCTGAACGCCTGCCATTCTTCCGCCCAGGCGGAGGCGATCCAGCAGCACGTGGAGGCCGTCGTCGGCATGAGGCGATCGATCCATGACGCTGCGGCCGTCAGTTTTGCATGGGCATTCTACCAAGGGCTCGGGTTCGGAGCGTCGCTGAGCCAGGCGTTCGAGCTCGGCAAGAACCAGATCGAGCTGGCCGGATTCGGGGATGGTGAGGTGCCGAGGTTCCTGACACGGAGGCCCCCGAACATGCCCCGTGACTTCGGCGCCGCCGATTCCGTGCCGGCTCCATCTGCGTACGATGGGCCGGTTTCGAAGCGTGTCATGGTGGGTCGCGAGGAGGAGGACATCGTCGATCCATTCCTCACGCGTGTCGAGCGCATCGCGAAGCTGCGCCACCCGGGCGCGCGGATCACGCGCGGAGACGCGCCTTCACCGTTCGCGGGCGTGCTCGAAGTCGAGGTCGATGCCGGCGGTTTTTTCCGGATGAGCCTCGTCGCCGCGCTGGACCACGAGATCACGGAGGAGCTCGCGGCGCGTTTTTCCGCGGAGATCGACGGTCCCTTCCGCCGAGGCCATCCGCTGCTCCGCTCGACGCTGGTGCATCGTGGCCATGCCGCGCCGGTCGTGCTTCGCGCGGAGCTCGATCGCCGGGGCATCGAGCTCCAGACGTTCGACGGGTACCAGGGGCTCTTCGACCTCGAGCCTTATCTCGGCTGGCAGACGCGCGAGCTCGAGAGAAGCCCGGCGTACATCTCCACCACGTACGTCGATCCGCCTGCGTGGATCAAGATCGCGGGCAATCGCGAGCTCCAGCACACGGAAAACGCGCTGCAATCGATGTGGGAGCTTCTCGCGACGCCGGCGCAGCGGCGCTTCCTGCTCGTGCTCGGGGAGTTCGGGGCGGGCAAGACGTTCTTGCTCCGCGAGCTCTGCCGGCAGATGGTCGAACGCAAGCACCCCGTTTTGCCCGTGCTGCTCGAAATGAGCAAGCTCGAAAAACAGCACAGCCTCGCGGAGCTCATCGGCGCGCATTTCTCCCGCGCGGATGTCTCCGGGTACAACTACAAGGCCTTCGAGTACATGCTCGAAGAGGGGCGCGTCGCGCTGTTCTTCGACGGTTTCGACGAGCTCGCGGACAAGGTCACGTACGACAGCGCGACCGGTCACCTCGAAACGGTGCTCTCGGCCGCGCGGGGGCAAGCGAAGGTGGTGCTCTCCAGCCGACGCCAGCATTTCCTGACGGAGGGTGAGATCCACAAGGCTGTGGAGCGTGAGTTCGCGCGGAAGGCCGAGAGCGCGGTGCACGGTGGGTATCGGCTCATCATGCTGGAGCCCTTCGGCGAGCCGCAGATCCGGCGGTATCTGCGTAACGTGCTCGTCGATGTACCGGCGGCCGAGGCGCGATACCGGTTGATCGACGAAGTGAAGGATCTGCTCGGGCTCTCGCACAACCCGCGTATGCTCTCGTTCATTGCGGACATCCCGGAGGAGTCGCTGCGGGAGGCAAAGGAGCGCTGGGGCGAGATCACCTCGGCGAGGCTGTACGAGCTCCTCGTGAAGCGATGGCTCGATGGGGAATACGAGCGCTCGCGGCGGCAAGGTTGGTCGAAAGGCATCTCGCGCGAGGCGCTCTCGCGGGGCGTGGCTTCGCTCGCCATCTCGATGTGGCACGCACGCGTGAAGACGGTCTCGAAGGACGAGATTCATGAAGGGATCGCGCAGGCGCTCGCGGCGCTCGGGGAGCCGGCGCTCGATCCGGCCGTGCTCATCCACCTCTTCGGCTCGGGGTCGCTTCTCGTGCGGGACGAGGAGGGTCGGTTCTCGTTCGTCCATCGGTCGGTGATGGAGTGGCTCGTCGCAAAACAAGCGGCCGACGAGCTCGTCCTGGGCCAGGATCCGCTGGCGCTCGTGGTCGATGAGATGAGCGCGCTGATGGCGGATTTTTTCGCGGCGATGGCAGGGAGAGACCGAGCCTCCACGTGGGCGCTGGAGAAGCTTGGCGGAGCGGAGGACGGCATCGTCCTGAGAAACCTGACGCTCTTGCTCACGCGAATGGGCGCGTTGTTCGAGCGGGTGAACTTCGAGGGACAAGATCTCCGCGGGAGGGATTTTTCCAGGGTGGACTGGCGCGCCGCGAACCTTCGTGGCACGGATCTTCGTGGGGCGACGCTGAAGGGGGCGAACCTGCGGCGCGCCTCGCTCGTCGAGGCCAACCTATCTCGCGCGGACCTGCGGGGCGCCGACCTCGCGCGGGTGGATCTGGCGAGGGCCGATCTTTCGTTCGCCCGGGCGGCGAGCGCCGATTTTTCGGAGGCGAGGAACCTCGACCCTGCTCGACTCCGCGGCGCGATCCTACTCGGGGCAAAAGGTATCCCGGAGGAACGGCACGAGGCCTTGCTCGCCGTGGGGGCCGTTCCCCCCGTTTTACGGAATGTCGAGCCGATGTATGCGGCAGCTTCGCCATGCAAGAGTGTCGCCTGGGCCCCGTCGGGTTCGCTGCTCGCTACGGCACACGGGGACGGTTTCATTTGGCTCGTGGATACGGTCGCGGGTAAGGTCCTGCGTATTTTGTCAGGACACACCAGCAAGGTACGCAGCGTCGCATTCAACCCTGATGGCAAGATGCTCGTCTCCTGTTCCGAGGACAAGACCGTTCGGCTCTGGGATGTCGTGAACGGCCGTGTCCTCCGCGTCTTCAATGGGCATAAGGCTGCCGTGTGGAGCGCACGGGTCTCCCGCGATGGGAAGACGCTGGCCTCTGGTTCGTCCGACAAAACCATTCGGCTCTGGGACATTGAGACGGGCCGTACTCTACACACCCTCGAGGGGGCCGAAGGGCATACGTCTGCCGTGAGAGACATCGCTTTCTCTCCCGATGGCAGGACGCTTGCATCTGTTTCCAACGACAGGACCGTTCGACTCTGGAGTGTCGCAACGGGCCGCGCCCTGCAGGCTTTCAAGGGGCATACCGGGCATACGCACGCAGTTCTGAGCGTGACGTTTTCTCCCGATGGCAAGACGCTCGCCTCCAGTTCGGACGACGCTACCGTGCAGCTCTGGGATGTCGCGACCGGTCGTGTCCTGCTTGCTTTCGGGCGGCCTTTCGGGCGGCAGACGAGCGAACTATACGACTCCGCGTTCCAAGGGCATGCCGACGCTGTCTATACGGCTGCGTTTGCGCCTGATGGAAAGACGCTTGCCTCCGGTTCGCACGATAAGACCATCCATCTCTGGGACGTCGCGACCGGCCGCGCCCTGCGCACCTTCGAGGGGCATGCAGCGGCGGTGAGAAGCGTATTCTTTTCCCCGGATGGTAAGACCCTCGCTTCCGGCTCGGACGACAAGTCCGTTCGGCTCTGGGACGTCACGACCGGCCGCGCCCTGCGCACCTTCGAGGGGCATGCGCCTTTCGTGTTGAGCGTCGCGTTTGCTCCCGATGGCAAGACGCTCGCCTCCGGTTCGGATGACAAGATCGTTCGGCTTTGGGACGTCGCCAAGGGCGGCGCTCCACGCGCCGTAGGGGGGCATGCGTCGGCGGTGGGGTGCGTCGCGTTTTCCCCCGATGGCAAGACGCTCGCCTCCGCTTCGTCCGACAAGACCATTCAGCTCCGAGACGTCGCCACAGGCCAAGCCTTGCGTAGTCTCACAGGGCACGGCGATTCAGTCTACAGCATCGTGTTCGCCCCCGATGGCAAGACGCTCGCTTCCGGTTCGTATGACAGGACCGTTCGGCTCTGGGACGTCGTGGGCCGCGCACAGCGGGTCTTCAAGCATCATACGATGGGGGTGTTCAGCGTCGCGTTTTCCCCCGATGGCAAGACGCTGGCCTCCGGTTCGGCGGACAAGACCGTTCGGATCTGGGACATCGTGACGGGCCGCACCTTGCGCATCTTCGATGGGCATGGGGCTGCGCTATTGAGCGTCGCGTTTTCCCCCGACGGCAAGACCCTCGTCGCCGGTTCGGCGAACAATGCCGTGCGACTTTGGGAGGTAGCGACGGGCCGCGCCATGGGCGTCTTCGAGGGCGGGGCGACTGCTGTGAGGAGCGTCGCGGTTGCCCCCAATGGCAAGACGCTCGCCACCGCCTCGGATGACAAGACCGTTCGACTCTGGGACGTCGCGTCAGGCCGCCCCCTGCGTGTCTGTGAGGGACACATGTCCGCAGTATTGAGTGTCGCGTTTTCCCCCGATGGTAAGACCCTCGCCTCCGGTTCGTATGACAATACCGTTCGGCTCTGGGACATCACCACCGGCCAATGCCTCGCCATTCTCCTCACCACCCCCGAAGGCTGGGTCGCATTCACCCCCGACGGCCGCTACAAGCTCGGCGGCGACATCGCCGGCTCCTTCTGGCACGTCGCCGGCCTCTGCCGATTCGAGCCCGGCGAGCTCGACGAATACCTCGATCTCCGCCTCCCCGACGACGCGCCGTTCCTCCCCGCCAAACCCTGA
- a CDS encoding helix-turn-helix domain-containing protein, producing MTDIQLFLAHADDHRPILDEGLPLVATLDAPAQGAPPEALHRLANVHAPPDALPEQRWALVAPKGPAGDRLLSLLEPLRKKREEEQGEDALVYRVDPGMDPVAVAAWIQKEYRDAVGRREAARPRYLLLLGGPELISWDFQQMLGGEVFVGRLAFRDDRGYEAYVDKAVRWADATEAPRARTLYHAVLDGTRAMVEGDRHLVRPSLEMARQGQAAGTFGAEEIVEVPTDPAGTALDLSSAAGVLLREAARTRAGVLFTMSHGAGIPRAGWRSREEQHAHQGAMVLGRKGDLLTANDISRGPFLPGGVWFMFACYGAGTPSRSAYLPWLSRLHELGVIGNAADGVLAALPQRGDPPFIAALPQAALANPEGPLGVVGHVDLAWTWSFLDYDLESGGLVPKSRAERFQGILQAFVHGHRFGVAHHEIARFFRSVSTELTISYEERAHRASLSSDFVEEQASRVRRANLWMQRQDLAAYVLLGDPAARLPIARCPAGIRHAAPAGAASRGTEESVRREDAVLAVLRGTATAATVASRFGVSREEVERWVGIFVDAGRAALGRMT from the coding sequence TTGACCGATATCCAGCTCTTCCTCGCCCACGCTGACGATCACCGCCCCATCCTCGACGAAGGCCTCCCGCTCGTCGCGACGCTCGACGCGCCCGCGCAGGGCGCGCCGCCCGAGGCTCTGCACCGCCTGGCCAATGTACACGCTCCGCCGGACGCGCTGCCCGAGCAACGCTGGGCCCTCGTCGCCCCCAAAGGCCCCGCCGGCGACCGTTTGCTCTCCCTGCTCGAGCCGCTACGAAAAAAGCGCGAGGAAGAGCAAGGGGAGGACGCGCTCGTGTACCGCGTCGATCCCGGAATGGATCCCGTCGCCGTCGCGGCGTGGATTCAAAAAGAGTATCGCGACGCCGTTGGTCGGCGCGAGGCGGCGCGGCCTCGATATCTCCTCCTGCTCGGAGGCCCCGAGCTCATCTCCTGGGACTTCCAGCAGATGCTCGGCGGCGAGGTGTTCGTGGGTCGACTGGCATTCAGGGACGACCGCGGATACGAGGCTTACGTCGATAAAGCGGTCCGCTGGGCGGACGCGACGGAGGCGCCGCGCGCGCGGACACTTTATCATGCGGTACTGGACGGCACGCGGGCGATGGTCGAGGGGGATCGCCATCTCGTGCGACCCAGCCTCGAAATGGCGCGGCAGGGCCAGGCCGCGGGCACGTTCGGCGCCGAGGAAATCGTCGAGGTCCCGACGGATCCCGCGGGTACGGCGCTCGACCTGTCGAGCGCCGCCGGGGTTTTGCTCCGCGAAGCGGCACGCACGCGCGCCGGGGTGCTCTTCACCATGAGCCACGGCGCGGGGATTCCGAGGGCGGGATGGCGATCCCGCGAGGAGCAACATGCTCACCAGGGCGCGATGGTCCTCGGTCGCAAGGGTGACCTCCTCACGGCGAACGACATCAGCCGCGGCCCGTTTTTGCCCGGCGGCGTCTGGTTCATGTTCGCTTGTTACGGTGCTGGCACGCCGTCGCGCAGCGCGTATTTGCCTTGGCTGAGCAGGCTCCACGAGCTCGGCGTGATCGGAAACGCAGCGGACGGGGTGCTCGCCGCATTACCCCAGCGAGGCGATCCGCCCTTCATCGCGGCCCTGCCGCAGGCCGCGCTCGCGAACCCCGAGGGGCCGCTCGGCGTGGTGGGTCACGTGGATCTCGCGTGGACATGGAGCTTCCTCGATTATGACCTCGAAAGCGGAGGCCTCGTCCCGAAGAGCCGCGCCGAACGGTTCCAGGGGATCTTGCAGGCCTTCGTGCACGGGCATCGGTTCGGCGTCGCGCACCACGAGATCGCGCGGTTCTTTCGTTCGGTGAGCACGGAGCTCACGATCTCCTACGAGGAGCGCGCACATCGAGCGAGCCTCTCTTCCGATTTCGTGGAGGAGCAGGCGAGCAGGGTACGTCGTGCCAACCTCTGGATGCAACGGCAGGATCTCGCGGCCTATGTGCTGCTCGGCGACCCGGCCGCGAGGCTGCCCATTGCGCGGTGCCCTGCGGGTATTCGACATGCGGCGCCAGCAGGAGCGGCATCGAGGGGCACGGAGGAGAGCGTTCGCAGGGAAGACGCGGTGCTCGCGGTGCTCCGGGGCACGGCGACGGCCGCGACCGTGGCTTCGCGTTTCGGTGTTTCGCGTGAAGAGGTCGAGCGCTGGGTGGGCATCTTCGTGGACGCGGGACGCGCGGCGCTCGGCCGGATGACGTGA